One window of the Octopus sinensis linkage group LG3, ASM634580v1, whole genome shotgun sequence genome contains the following:
- the LOC115209576 gene encoding uncharacterized protein LOC115209576 — MKIVLKAGCTSYSTVKIWVSSFRKGSFQMNPVQDAVHITILENRLIAAAFIVETGDLYRERVGYIIHILDMRKLSEKWVLKCLNRDEKRIRVTTSKAILDRFAAGEADFIARLVTMDEA, encoded by the coding sequence ATGAAGATAGTCTTGAAGGCCGGCTGCACATCTTACTCCACAGTGAAAATCTGGGTGTCAAGTTTTCGGAAAGGGTCATTTCAGATGAACCCCGTCCAGGATGCTGTGCACATCACGATTCTCGAGAACCGTCTAATTGCTGCTGCATTCATAGTTGAGACTGGCGATTTATACCGCGAAAGAGTTGGCTACATCATCCACATTTTGGACATGAGAAAGCTTTCTGAAAAATGGGTGTTGAAATGCCTGAACAGAGATGAGAAGCGCATCAGAGTGACGACATCGAAGGCAATTTTGGACCGGTTTGCAGCGGGAGAAGCTGATTTCATAGCTCGCTTAGTCACCATGGATGAAGCTTGA